From the Xiphophorus hellerii strain 12219 chromosome 20, Xiphophorus_hellerii-4.1, whole genome shotgun sequence genome, the window AATCTCTAGCTCATTCCTGGGGTCAGATGATACGTTTAGTAAGACGTGTCAGATTTACCCAGGATTCATTGTTATCAGACGCCTGATTCACCATAACTGATTCCTGTCAACACATTGGGGCAGCAGCTGTAGTTTATTCTCCCTCTTGAGATGTATGAACTCTGCACCCTTTATCTAAGGTTGAGTCCATACCCTCTGTTGTTAAGGGATATACAGTATAACCAAATGTTAACTGGGTGGTGTGGAAATATTTGGCAGCACAGTGAAGCAGTGCTTAGTACTTTTGCCTTGCAACAAGTAGGTGGTGGGTTTTAATCTCAGTCTGCAGTCTTTCTGCATTGAGTTTTTATGTTCTACAGTGATCAAAGTTGGATTGAAgtcagtgtcttcagtcagaagcttcttcCGCGTTGCTGCACTACAGACGGCTACAGGAGATCTTACCTGCCCACAGTCAGTAGCATCTACAACAACTTTTTGAATGTAACTGTATAAAACtagttgcaacatttatttttcttctggaattaataaggtgttttttaaattaattggattaaataATACATTCAAACTTCTTTGAAAATCATTAAAGTTGTATGGAAAGTTACATTAGGTAGTTATTCCACCCTAGACAAAGATAAGTtcaaattaatcattaaaaaaaataaaattaacatgaAATTTGCTCCCTTGAGTGAACCTAAACTTCTTTGGATAACTGCATTCTGCATTGTGCAAGAGTTCTTCTTTAGTCAAATATTACAGAACTTTTGATTTTCCACTTCAAATTATGGACAAGCTTCTCCATTTGCTGTAGATATGAGGACATACTTTTCCTGATGACTTGATGCCTTTGATCAGAGATGCACCTGCAAGGAGGGTGCTCAACAACAGGCAAAGAGCAAGGTGCCAAACTACTGGTCCTGTTTCCTCCAGGCCACTGGATCTCTGCAGAGCCACATTGCTAAACATGACAAGAGAGACAACTTTAGCATGCTAGCATATGTTCAGGTCTACATTGCTGTAGACCTGAACGCAGTAGGGTCAATTTTAGTATGCTCATTAGAAATGTGTAGCTCTTACTCCCAGTAGTACTCGCTTGGGCTCTGGATATCCATCTTGATTTTGTCGGATTGATTACAAGTCTGGACCATTTCCGTCAAAGTACCATTGATATTACAATACactaaaaaaagataaacagttAGTGAATGGATCAAACGTGTTTTGAGTGGATTGTGTCATCTGTCACAATGCAACCGTTTGACATCTTATAATGTTCCTAAAGGGTTTAAAATCTCAGAGAAATGGCACCTCCTTCCAAACCGCAGATGCAActatgacattttaaataagcaCCTAAAGGCTTTTCACTGCAGGTAGTGACAGTGGTATTTGGGCAGTTGGTCCATGGAAGAGGGCTCTGCATGGACGCAAACATGTAGTACAGGCTGTAGCCAATGATGACGTTGTAGTAAATAGCTATTAAGAGAGTCACAATCACCATCCCTATGCCGACACCTGGAAAGACAGGCGAGAATATAAACTATAAAATGATGAAAGCccttaaaacataaacatttcattAGTTTTATCAGTGTACAGTATTTCAAAAGCAaagattcaaacccaggaccttatTGCTACGTGGCTGAAGTACTAAGCTGTGCAGCCCATCAAAGTGTTTCATTACATATCAGTATTTACATGTATAATTGACTTGTTTTCACAGACTGCAGCAAATTTTTGAATGGTGAATGACTTGTCTAATGGCtgataaaatatgtatattttacttAAATTGTACTTGTTACAGTGCTCTTCATGTTCTTTCACCAGCTAAAGGAGAATTTGCATGATCAAAGTCTTAAAGAAGCCAGCGTACAACCAGAGCTGGGCTGAAGTTAATTGTTGCTTAATAGAGCTGTTCACTAACAGCGGGTCTCTTCAAATATGAGACAGCATTCATTTATGGATACAGCGTTGACCATTATCCACATCTATCTTTCATCTCCCTGAAATGAATGATACATGCTTTTTTTCTAATCTCACCCTGCAGGATCGGCACTGCTCTCCAAACATTGATCGGACCCTGACTGCAGAACTGACCGAAGGAACTTTCAAGGAAGAAAAGGGGAAGACCAGTCACCAGAAGCATTGTGAAGTATGGGATGAGAAAGGCCCCTATATGACAATggcacagaataaaaaaaatgatagcATAATTAATAACAAGACTGAAAAGGAGCCCTGGTGGATTGGATAATTTATCTGAGAATACTAATGTACCCCCTCCATTCTTGTAGGTCAGGTAGGGAAACCTCCAGATATTTCCCAGTCCAACAGCATAGCCGATCATGGAGAGGACATAGTCACGCTTGTTCGACCAGTTTTCACGGGCAATATGTCCGCTCCCTTCACTGGATTGTATTCAGATACATCAGAGTAAAAAGGGCTGAATTCAAATGCAGATTATGCTGTATAATTGCACATAACAAATGAAATTTGATAAAGAGGGtctatgcaaaattcacatgtTTTATAGTTCCAGTTGGGTCTCAATTAGGCGTCGGTACTTATTGTATTGTTTACCATGTATCGTGATAAAGTACTTATCATgataaaaattttgatttattgttgtgaTCATAAATTCCAATTAAGTATGATTGGAATTTCCTATCAATCCTATCTGTGTCAGGATTGtgagttttaatattttctccagTCAATGAGtatcaataaaaatcaataaatttgaaaatatgattagaTGCAATTACTGTGTGCAGATTAGCGATATACAttacacttctttatgtgactggtgtcctaaaaaACTGTACatgtgaatgtttttcaagagcagcatttatgtttgtggggCTACGATTGCTGTGACATGCAGTCAGATCCATACAGTTACCTAATAAAGATAGAATAAGTAGCTGTTATTGCTATTGTCACAGCCCAagctcttaaaaataaaaaaaaagaaactgctatttttggcaataagttatttttggtgtctgaaaagcCGTTCAAAAACCTCTTTAACCTTGTTAAGAACAACCAGCAGCTTCCTATGTCCTGAGTAAACAGCCAGAGATCCCGTTTCCCAAGCACTGCAGTCTGTCTCACAGTCCTTGTTCATCCTGCAGCAAACCTTCGCCAATAGTCAGAGTAAAGGAGACCCATTCCGCTCTGTGTCCACATtgtgaataaacaaataaatcacacatttggAGGCCATCATCACTTGTTGCTGCGGCCACGCTAACTCTTCCAACTCCCAAGTCGGTGGTGTGTCTGAGTGAGATGGTTGCGGGGCTTAGTGAGAAAAACCTGAAGGTTTGAAACAAATTGAATAATTCAACTGCTGGGACCGTTAGAGGAAAGGGGCCGCTCTGAGACGGTTTTAGGCAAAAAATAATGCGAAACtaaagaaatgtcaaaatacaaaataaagataGGACCATACATAACTTACTTAGACAGTTTAtcagcaaaataaaagctgatttgggtCTGATTACAAAACGATCTGTGTTATCTGCCGTTGATTGTAGCTTAAAATCAACggcactgcgccgttacctagcaactcccAGCCCCTTACCTAACCAAGCGGAGCTCCAGCACTATTTATCAATTGGTTTTGCCGCTGTATGCAAAGCACAGTGGGTGGTAAGAAAGGCaagtgttttgttattgacttacCTTTCAGAAACTACTTGCATCACTTCAAAATGTATGGTTATATAGTAGCGCGTCTAGTCATAGCCATCCTCAAGTACGAATGTGAACGTTGaattgggggcgtggccagctaccgcttattttgatttaaagtgacaggcgGCCCTCAAGCATAAAATCATCCTGAAAGGATCTCAAAATATAGagaaatctatctatctatctatctatctatctatctatctatctatctatctatctatctatctatctatctatctatctatctatctatctatctatctctctctctctctatatatatatatatactgtatgggtgtgtgtgtgtgtgtgggggtgtgtgtgtgtgtgtaatccTGCTGAATATATAGCAGGAGagatttacaataaaaacattgacgtacagtacagaccaaaagtttggacacaactgtgtgtccaaacttttggtctgtactgtatataatatCACCACCAGCCATACTGGAAGTACTGACATCAAGCATGTCTAAAATGCATTTGTGAAGTGAACAACACTTGAAAAAGTGATCAGCAAGTTTTAAAGTTAGGTGTTTAAGGTGTTAATAGTAGTGAACTTCAGTCATAATACCTGCATTTTTCCCACTGTattagttttttcccccccttttcttctttgtgttttacacTTTACTTAAATCCTGTATATGATCAATGAGCATGAAATTTGAATGCTTATAATGTTTTTGCAGTCTTAAGATTTTGAGCAGGACTTTATATTATGTATCAGAGATagcagaggaaaacagagtAAAACAGAGAGAACTATAGGAGAAGACGCATAAAGAAAAATTGAAATTAAAGGCAAATAAAAGGCTATAAATGATCCTCACAACAAAAAAGGATCATAGTCACAGACATATCATATAATACACATTATATTAAAGCTCCTAAACTGATTTTGAGTACAACATGTAATCATGATCAAGTGACTGTTATGTATATCAATATTTTCTGACCTTTGATGCAGCGTAATACTGAAGAAACATCTCTTAAATTTCACATTTGTACAACAATCACAGCGGTGTGTGTGATAATATCACAATATGTCTCTGAGCCTGCACTGATTTGGGTTTGGCAATTCTCGAACAGTGGTCTAATGCACATGGTTAGATCTGGATGCTGGAAGCCCAACGCAGACAGAGAGCAGACTCTGACGGGATGTCCTCCTGACTGATCTCGTTCCCATCCAGTCGCAGCGTCTGCAGTCTGGAGAAATTTGTCACGTCCACAACGGAGCAGAAACTTCCCAGGGAGAACTCTGCAATGACAGGACAGTGACTTGTAAAATATCCCTGTGAGTGGAGTAATTTCCTCACAATATGCCTGAAAGGCCACTTACCTTTGATCTGATTGGCTTGCAGGTAGAGATGCTGCAGCGTGGTGCTGACAGTAGGGATTCTCTCCAGtttgttgtagctcaggtccagcTCCACCAGTCCGGTTACATTGAAGGTGTTGGATGGGATGCCTTTGTCTTTCAGCAGATTGTGAGACATCCTTATATACTGCAGCTGAGCTAATCCCCCCAGGAAATCCTCGGGCAGAGAGTCAATGGAGTTAAACTCCATGTAGAACTGGTGCAAATGTTCAGGAAGAGCATCTGGGACCTGAAGCAGAAAAGAGAAGATTTATTTGCACAACGTCATTCGGGCACAATTCAAAGTCCTTTGTAGGAGAAAAcgaaaaacagttaaaaaatgtacattacagACTAACATGAATAGTAACATATGCCaagtaaaaatagtaaaaatgtaaattataaaaaacCCTAACCCAGGAAGAATGTGGATGTGGGAAAGCCGCTCTTTTGGTCAGCTTTATGGGAGCTAGCTTAGTGTGCTAattgttgtaaaatgtttagGTTAACAAACTGTAACAAAGATTTCATTTAATTACAAATTCATAAACATTATAAGACTTAGGAAAATAAGTTTAGATAGCTAATTCTATTTTGAATTAATTGAAATGAACTATTCAAAATAGCAGagataacttttattttgaaacaggaaatggaagtgagagatgttttgttttgagcttGATTTGTCTTGGcagtttgtgttattttctgttattggTCCTGTGATCGCTCCTCTGCAGTGTCTGATTTAACTGCTCCCTTTGCTTTACTTATTAATTAGTCTGAAATAATGAACATCATCTCTGTAATCATTTTGATACTATAATCTcaagaatttttgttttctaccttaaaatgaaagaaaaactgtccTTTCACTGATCCCACCCACATACAAATTGTGTAACTGGAAGGGACTTTGGTAATCTTTTACCACAGACATATGAAGATGTATGTTATCAAAATAGAAATGCTAGGAGATATTGTAGTACTCTGATAAAAATTGAGCAAGGGAAGCATGTAGACACTGAATAAAAGAGGTCCAGAAATCTCGTCCTGAAGAACCCCACACTTGAtctttttttgttcagattcatgcttgaaaaaaaacaacaaaattttatttatttttactcaaacatttagcTGTCTAAATACCTTTATTAGCTTGTTGTTGCTGATGTCAAGTAGTGTGAGGGATTTTAGAGCCTTCAGTGATGTAGTCATGTCTGTAACAGCATTGTCATGAAGATGCAGGATAGTGAGGTTATCCATTCCTTCAAGGTCTGTTGGGATTACCTAGACAAGAGTGAAATTATCAAAGCCAATTTGTTTGTCATGATATACAACCAAAGCACGCAAAAGTGAACAACAAAATGAATGTTTAGGAAATTAAGTTAAGGTGAAGCAATGCCTTTTCAATCCTGTTGTGGTCAATCCTTAAGTCCCGCAGCGAGCGAGGAAGGTTTGGTGGAACGCTGGTCAAGTTATTGTGGTGTAGAAACAAACGCTCCAGTCCTACCAGCTTTAAAAATACCTAAAATGAAAAAGCATGTTTGCAATAATGGCATGTAAAATTAACAGCTGTACCTGCTATTTTCCTTCAcatgttttttgtatttgttatgtTGTTAAAGGGCTATTTGGTTGAGTCAAGCAGTCACTGCTCATCTTATTAGAGAGAGGAGAACTTGGTCTTTCCAATCTGAGATCCTGCCAGCAGAGACCACTTCAGGAGGCTGTCAAGTAACCTGAtgcaatttagttttttcttagcAGTCGAAGAAACGTGCGTCTTCAAACAACAAGTAATAATTGTACATCTTTGGTAGCTGCTGAGCATCTAATTAGTCATATAGCACAAAAAAATGagtattttgaatatttgttttactgttcAACTGGCTGTTGcaaaatataaactaaataaagtgtcttgcaaaagtattcacaccccttgaattTAGCAGATTTTGTCTCattgtttaatttactttattgCGATTCTATGTGATGGACTGAGATGCATGTTTTACAATTATAAATCAGAAATGCGTGACATGCATTCATATTCAACTCTCAAGTGAATCTAAAGGTCCAAGTGTTTTGGGATGTGATCCCATTAGCTTTGCTCATCTATTGTTATGCTTGCATATTGATcattgcaaaataaatcaaccTTAGTCCCTCTGAAGAGAAAGTGCCTGAACATAATCTCCTTTGGTCTTGGTGTATATAATCAATAGGAATTAGTTGTTGACCTTGACTGggtcaaaatctaaaacatttctttgtagTTCTGGCAGCATGTTTAAGGCTACGGTTCAGCTGAAAGGTGAACCTATGTGATGAAGAAAAGCACTCCCCCCACGGCAGGATGTTCGTTTACTGTGTTCCCTGTGGCTTGTAAACCTGAAGCCTGAAAGCTACAGAATGGACTTTATGTGGTTTCCTTCACTAATAGCgttttttatgacaaaatagTTCAAACTCACAAAGATCATGTACAATATATGAGCAGCAATCTTAAAGTCTTATTACAGATTCTCAGTTGAATTTAACTCTGGACCTTCTTCCTTGTCCATTCATTAATATCACTACAGTATGTCAGAGAAAAAAGGGAATGAATTATAATGCAcagaacacttttttttttacgtatttatttgttaaaatactaaaatcCAATCAGAACTTATTTTAGTCAATCCATTCTCTCTTCCTTTGAGAGAACAAATTGATTCAATGTTTGATAGGACAAAGAATCACTTAACTTCTCTAATATAGACAAGACCAAAAGTCAAACGACAGGCCGGCAGACATCTGCGGGCCATCTGTCTGCCTCTCAGACCGGCATCATTGCATTTAGCCTCGCACAAGCACACATCTGTGCGTAGTTTTGTGATCGCATTACGTTACCTCCTTTCCAATAGCATCAGACGTCAACTGATTGTGATGCAACATGAGCCACACTAGATTTGTTGCGTTGACCAGAGCTGAGTCAGGCACAGCTGAGATGGCGTTGTTTTGGAGGTACAGGTACTTGATGCGGGAGGGAATGGATGGAATAGCAGTCAGGCCCCGTCCATCACAGTACATGGCTATGGGGAATGTTGGCGGGCAGTCGCACTCATCAGGACACGCCCCTCCCACTGTGTCTGCCCGCAGGAAGCCAACCTGTTGTGTTTGGCTGTGGCGGTGAAACAGCCAGGCTAGAGGGTCCCATCCATGAGAGAGACAGAGTGGAAGCAGGGCAGACAGGAGGATTACAGTCTCCAGACGCATTTTCACAAAGCACAAAAGCCTTCACAGTTGCCTGAGACAGAAATGGAGAGAAAGTATTCAGAGAAAGTTCCTTCATGCTGCACTAATTGAtggagattttattaaaaaagagattgataatgataaaaatatcaaaaaagaaagaaagaaaaagaaagccaCTGGCATACGCGGTTGAAACAATGTTTTCAGGATGtaaagaaattaaaccaaaGATTTTTCCAACTTTAATGTGTCACATATCAGTGTCATTCAACTAAAAAGTGTTTGAGGGAAAGTTTAAAAACTAAGAAAGGTGAAACAACCCTGGTCATATAAGCTGGCACAGTCTCAAACTAAAACTTTGCAGAACAGCATCTTGAGTCCACTCCTGTTGTCAATTACACTGAATTTGACCAACATAAGATAAAGTGTACATATCCctgaacattattttattttatttctcatttttgttcatttgtatcTGCTAGCTAAATCCTGCAGAGAGGTTACAAAGTATTTAGAAGATCTTATTCTACAAAGGAATCAATCAggatcagagaaaaaaagagaaaagaagcagaaacaggacagaaagggagcaaagcagcagcagcactgaaggagctgcaggcaTTTCTGGTCATTGCTGGTTGTGTTCCACATGTGAAACATATTGCTGGCAGAATCATGCTTTAGGgttccatttttttattagataaaataaatgtcaaggTGGATGAAGTAATGAATAGTTCTAAATATTGTTTGGCACAATTCGTTCATTTCATTCGTACAGCTCTGATTCAAAactttcagaagaaaataagaaGGAATTTTAATTTTCACCATCACTGAAAGTCCAAGCACACATCAAAAATTAGAATAAGACTAGCCTCACTCCAAGAAAATTCAAGTGCAGGAATGGCCTAttcaaagtgacagaaaatatgTGGGGTCATCTGAAGAGAGACCATCACAACTTCATTGCTGTTGAGAATGTTTGACAGACTAAAATAGATAGATCAAAAGATTTATTCACAAAGTGTTAGCCAAAGGATGCACACACTGATGTAACTTCTGGCtttaaaaaatccccaaaacaatcttcttcttcatggtatatatttttaagttacaCTGTAcagaataattaattaaaagtaaGAGAAGTTTTGTCATGGCCGGATTTTGTATGTCACAAAAACCTGTGATTTTTACAGGCATGTTTAtagtttttgatatttttcaagAATATTTTTCTGCTGAAAGGCTTCTATGGCTCTCCTGCTGGGGTTGAATTATCAATCAGAGCctttgcctttgtttttagaCATGTGTGTCCACAGGGAGGCACATTTTTGGAGGACTAGGATCCTATgaggaaaatatgtaaaagttccACGTTCTGTTTTTTGAAAGTTATGTGGTTTTTGTATGTATTTCGTACAAAGCTTGAATTGAAAGTTGGTTAAAATCAAATCTTTTAAATGGAGCTTGTGTTTGTTCCTTcgtctaaaatatttttgtattcatatggtcacattttacaaatattatcTAGTACACTTAAGCTGCTAACTGTCTAAGTGTGTTTATGtttgactgtgtgtgttttgtgcatttatttcataaatttttaaaaagtaccttGATTAACTCAGCACAAAAGTCTCTGAGATCAGTATCCTGTGGTACAAGAACGCTCAGTGTCAGAAAGCAGAATGCACAAAGAACAGATCAAACTACATgtacacaccccccccccccacacacacacatatatacagtaaGTACCCCTAAACACACATacttaataaacatttttagccAGTTTGGTAAACCAGATAAAGACAAATGATTCTGCCTCTAAGTCTTTGAAAGACCACATTCTTAATGTGCATGTGCATCATTTTCTTCTAACTCTGCTTAAAAGTTTGATACAGACACAAAGAGAAAAGTCAAAGTGgaggacaaaagaaaaagtacacGGTCATCTAATACCCATCTAATTCAGGTGAACTGAGTCTGAAAgtcatttctttaagaaacagaataaaataaaatcaaaaagacAAGGCAGGATTTAAGAGACGCCTCATCTCTCAGTTGATTACTGCAGATGAAAACCAGCTCTTTATGAATTAGCTGGTTGGTGCTTATGTGCTATTTTCTGTGACAAAGCGTTATCATTGGTGTTATTTGCAGACTCAGTGAAAGAAACTGGAACACATTTAGCAAGAAAGTAtgaaaaaatccaattaaaagtTGTTGCTTCTTAGTTGTCTGTAATCTTGTAGCACAACACTGTTTTATCCCTTTATCTGCCTGAAGGATCAATGGGTCATGATTGAACATCTTAATAGAAAAGTTGAAAaccaaattacatcaaaatgGAGCAAAAGCCCAAATTAAAAGCGTTCAAGTGTTCAAGACCTCCAGTGAGCCTGGAGAACCTGCTGATCAAAACCAACCAAGATCtaaaagtttga encodes:
- the fmoda gene encoding fibromodulin a, giving the protein MRLETVILLSALLPLCLSHGWDPLAWLFHRHSQTQQVGFLRADTVGGACPDECDCPPTFPIAMYCDGRGLTAIPSIPSRIKYLYLQNNAISAVPDSALVNATNLVWLMLHHNQLTSDAIGKEVFLKLVGLERLFLHHNNLTSVPPNLPRSLRDLRIDHNRIEKVIPTDLEGMDNLTILHLHDNAVTDMTTSLKALKSLTLLDISNNKLIKVPDALPEHLHQFYMEFNSIDSLPEDFLGGLAQLQYIRMSHNLLKDKGIPSNTFNVTGLVELDLSYNKLERIPTVSTTLQHLYLQANQIKEFSLGSFCSVVDVTNFSRLQTLRLDGNEISQEDIPSESALCLRWASSIQI